From the Saccharomycodes ludwigii strain NBRC 1722 chromosome I, whole genome shotgun sequence genome, one window contains:
- the PZF1 gene encoding Pzf1p (similar to Saccharomyces cerevisiae YPR186C | PZF1 | Putative Zinc Finger), producing the protein MSAFPTYPSNTTNLSLNKENLELFDKENEGNKSSSATTPPSTILSSLTKQLRECDRTSAVTARTATSSKRIKTYYCHYEGCNKVFTRPCQLTEHQQIVHHEVRQFVCPECGNSYTRKHHLERHLVSHTGETPFHCSICNKGVVTRQQLKRHEITHTKSFICEICGESFYKHPQLRSHRMRVHEKKLTCQICGKNFQRPYRLNNHMDKHHNPNMEDKYRCNMISCTKSFPTWTSLQLHIKNDHPKFKCAICGKYCIGEKGLQMHMTVHDESMVIRSWKCMLCVKDFAKKNDLLNHLNLVHSTDGDALRYKEQELSKETNMLSNKPNIEVEKKQNDKKKPTLKTALRTNDLDSIRSEINLKNHIKDGKSTLSLLLHSVGKKYNCIYSGCYRKFKTKERFDRHIEKHKIHELKLKELELVESQLSPKQGE; encoded by the coding sequence ATGTCTGCTTTTCCTACATACCCTTCTAACACAACAAATTTATCACTTAATAAGGAAAATTTAGAGTTATTTGATAAGGAAAATGAAGGTAATAAATCGTCAAGTGCAACAACCCCTCCATCAACGATACTTTCAAGCTTAACAAAACAGCTTAGAGAATGCGATCGTACTTCAGCTGTAACAGCTAGAACGGCAACTTCTTCCAAACGTATAAAAActtattattgtcattatGAAGGCtgtaataaagtttttacTCGACCATGCCAATTAACAGAACACCAACAAATTGTTCATCATGAAGTACGACAATTTGTTTGCCCCGAATGTGGAAATTCCTATACCAGAAAACATCATTTGGAAAGACACTTGGTCTCGCATACAGGTGAAACTCCATTTCATTGTTCTATTTGTAATAAAGGTGTTGTAACCAGACAACAATTGAAAAGACATGAAATTACCCATAcaaaatcatttatttGTGAAATTTGTGGTGAGAGTTTCTATAAACATCCCCAATTAAGGTCACATAGAATGCGAGTGCATGAAAAAAAGCTAACTTGCCAAATTTGTGggaaaaattttcaaaggCCCTATCGCTTAAATAACCATATGGACAAACATCATAATCCAAATATGGAAGACAAATATAGATGTAATATGATATCCTGTACAAAATCATTTCCAACCTGGACAAGTCTACAATTgcatattaaaaatgatcaTCCAAAATTTAAATGTGCTATTTGTGGGAAATACTGCATAGGTGAAAAGGGTTTACAAATGCACATGACAGTTCATGATGAAAGTATGGTGATTAGGTCTTGGAAGTGTATGTTGTGTGTCAAAgattttgcaaaaaaaaatgatttgtTGAATCATCTCAATTTAGTACATTCTACCGATGGTGATGCTTTAAGATATAAAGAGCAGGAATTGTCAAAAGAAACAAACATGTTATCTAATAAGCCTAATATTGAAGTTGAAAAGAAACAGaatgacaaaaaaaaaccaactCTAAAAACAGCGTTGCGTACCAACGATTTGGATTCCATAAGATCTGAAATTAATCTAAAAAACCATATAAAAGATGGAAAGTCTACTCTATCATTATTGCTGCACTCCgtaggaaaaaaatataattgcATATATAGTGGTTGTTatagaaaatttaaaacaaaggAAAGATTTGATAGACACATAGAGAAACATAAGATTCATGAATTGAAATTGAAAGAACTTGAATTAGTTGAAAGCCAACTATCACCAAAACAGGGTgaatga
- the RPO26 gene encoding DNA-directed RNA polymerase core subunit RPO26 (similar to Saccharomyces cerevisiae YPR187W | RPO26 | RNA POlymerase), giving the protein MSDAEDAFNDGPEHYEDFENEYFSDEELIVDEQTTTNNNNNKINGNNVEKDSENRTIITGGNGEYDEIHTRRKTLKEKAIPREERTTTPYMTKYERARILGTRALQISMNAPVFVDLEGETDPLKIAMKELVEKKIPLVIRRYLPDGSFEDWTVEELIVDF; this is encoded by the coding sequence atgtCTGATGCGGAAGATGCCTTTAATGATGGTCCAGAACATTACgaagattttgaaaatgaatatttttcagATGAAGAATTGATAGTTGATGAACAGACAacaactaataataacaataataaaataaacggTAACAACGTAGAAAAAGATAGCGAAAATAGAACAATTATAACTGGTGGGAACGGAGAATATGATGAGATTCATACTAGaagaaaaactttaaaagaaaaagccATTCCAAGAGAAGAAAGAACAACTACTCCCTATATGACTAAGTATGAAAGAGCAAGAATTTTGGGTACGAGAGCGTTACAAATTTCCATGAATGCTCCAGTTTTTGTAGATTTAGAGGGTGAGACTGATCCATTAAAGATAGCTATGAAAGAGTTGGTTGAGAAGAAAATTCCTTTAGTTATTAGAAGATACTTACCTGATGGATCTTTTGAAGATTGGACTGTCGAAGAACTAATTGttgatttttaa
- the MLC2 gene encoding Mlc2p (similar to Saccharomyces cerevisiae YPR188C | MLC2 | Myo1p Light Chain) — translation MNHSKSTTFSDFSQSQIKKVKDAFQIIDEDGDGTITEPDLLKLYEGLGKADSVEDIKKMLEPFNGSVTFTNFLSLMGQLVGDMPEENEIIEAFKVFGEHDTKTENDSFVGAGNADQLNVDYDELIAYLKIVGFDKDEDINRALKNFVTVNKLTGKSTFKGEKFLAIISE, via the coding sequence ATGAACCATAGTAAATCAACTACATTTAGTGATTTTTCACAAAGTCAAATCAAAAAAGTTAAGGATGCGTTTCAAATTATAGATGAAGATGGAGATGGAACAATAACAGAGCCTGATTTGCTTAAATTGTATGAAGGCTTAGGTAAAGCTGATAGTGTtgaagatattaaaaagatgTTGGAGCCATTTAATGGTTCTGTAACttttaccaattttttatctttaatgGGTCAGCTTGTAGGAGACATGCCAGaggaaaatgaaataatcGAGGcatttaaagtttttggtGAGCATGATACCAAAACAGAAAATGATAGTTTTGTTGGTGCTGGTAATGCAGACCAACTGAATGTGGATTATGACGAATTAATTgcatatttaaaaatagttgGGTTTGATAAGGATGAAGATATAAATAGGGCCTTAAAAAACTTTGTAACTGTTAATAAACTAACAGGAAAAAGTACATTCAAAGGCGAAAAATTCTTAGCTATCATCTctgaataa
- the SKI3 gene encoding SKI complex subunit tetratricopeptide repeat protein SKI3 (similar to Saccharomyces cerevisiae YPR189W | SKI3 | SuperKIller): MASQVKIYLKNAKQALQAQNYELAADFCHDVLEEDPNNYFAHLFSGKCYDILNLKDKGLKHYLKAIEIDKNNVLGWKGLFLLLKTHYDRNVLNYNKLFELCYQYYEILVTQNSSIQPLIDFVRDFKKSHGDCEKTFLQNMVPGQHFAETLGAYLMKPQDALQKLLNIALHEENSKVSTVKAKRAMGLSPNDPQYQEKLNEIVWDIYKDSEVKVLYSKLINLIDDDDERKKLEEENFFYKLKVLKTMPQDIKWVHFKELKETVEDMVLLNHNSDIVWNYYFEWQDYNSLDDFDCSIISRFIKKFPSDPLGNIFFGYISSSFSKYNKQEFYKLNSKDENETIEADEDEDDDSDFTLTEDDIFSLLLDSVAKTQKSILSHRILSAYCIQSLKYKDALKFIQKGIQLSYFAKRDFGIQLENTKNDLTLNLALAYTHVDSPKNHSAALQLYNKYLSQFPDDTKAEVGKSLIFIEQKNWTEAAALLKHVIKTDPEDMTALSDFCWAQMHLGEVDMAIEKFKVVLKNISGTDILSLRNISTNLWRLAVCYIEKYKTKQTTENMDYINMAFKHLIGSIKVSVDFAPGFSTLGKVYNEYYHDKSRAFKCYFKAFEINPGDIIAAKYMVGFFTDNKDWENAAKICQRLVDAELAKRELQMVNWPYRVLGVSCLESRDSNGSIGWFQSALRVDSSDIESWIGLGQAYLYCGRIEASYKAFLKATELDCNHNYAFYFLGISLSKLYRYDEAVDVFEKLLRTDPSNVCFITTFAHILSEYSSIVYTTGGLSRSIDLAVYCIEQIENAVCIYSVNSYILWNTLANCLKIFILLQTKLSLLPIERLVNVFEKQQEMTKNSENSFEFKHNLTVESLFENVDNIKIAANCLLLSSQCAFYVEEYKNLNRTLRAYLWYNLGCSELLVYQILKDIEYEQQAILAFKESIKFQSNVVDAWIGLGLATLYLNYKVSQHCFIKALTISPKNYEVWCCLSLLALKNNDVAFALETSRKAQTMNPESYKPWFYMALALEKSGDNERGNKLLRHINTLSKDNARIIPLFYAKAVLEQRIGNGSSEKDIELQQDFTSILHGLEQYLKKIPDDIFAIQCSLLAYERLHDYTKANVLCDKLTSIIEQSFEQSKNDTDLFHYAVIKSQFSRIKLGMGSYDEAIEDAELSTGILLDHEHSKSLLLSNYCCLGLSNYFKNDFDSTLQYFQLILDSSEVCKELILLISKVLYNVDSDETKELSMQELADYASAHSGDMEVSLTMAAISLIEKYNVDDLNTILKEITSLPLSVLCRDYKKNVPFLIEELNKRIGTSENKLAQIWQKSTFFFPNSRQSWEKLDDKIAYQVGCNEPNRMNTCEKTEQLIRLKNKRMIQRGLFLTPWNENAINALKECF; the protein is encoded by the coding sequence ATGGCATCACAGGTGAAAATATACTTGAAAAATGCTAAACAGGCTTTGCAAGCACAAAACTATGAATTAGCCGCTGATTTCTGTCACGATGTTTTAGAAGAAGATCCTAATAACTATTTTGCGCATTTATTTTCAGGTAAATGTTatgatatattaaatttgaaagaCAAGGGgttaaaacattatttgAAGGCAATTGAAATagacaaaaataatgttttagGTTGGAAGgggttatttttattattgaaaactCACTATGATCGAAATGTTTTAAACTATAATAAGCTTTTTGAACTATGCTATCAATATTATGAAATTTTAGTAACTCAAAATAGTTCAATCCAGCCACTAATTGATTTTGTAagagattttaaaaaatctcATGGTGATTGTGagaaaacatttttacAGAACATGGTACCTGGTCAGCATTTCGCTGAAACTTTGGGAGCGTATTTGATGAAACCACAAGATGCTTTACAAAAACTATTGAATATAGCATTGCATGAAGAAAATAGCAAAGTTAGCACAGTTAAGGCGAAAAGGGCGATGGGACTAAGTCCAAATGATCCTCAATACCAAGagaaattaaatgaaattGTTTGGGATATTTACAAAGATTCAGAGGTCAAAGTTTTATATTCCAAACTGATTAATTTGAttgatgacgatgatgaaagaaaaaaattagaagaagaaaactttttttataaacttaaagttttaaaaaccaTGCCACAAGACATTAAATGGGTCCATTTCAAAGAGTTGAAGGAAACCGTAGAAGATATGGTTCTACTTAATCATAATTCAGATATCGtttggaattattattttgaatggCAAGATTACAATAGTTTAGATGACTTTGATTGCTCCATCATATCCCgctttatcaaaaaatttcCGTCCGATCCATtgggaaatattttttttggctaCATTTCGTCATCCTTTTCTAAATATAACAAGCAAGAATTCTATAAATTGAACTCAAAAGACGAAAATGAAACAATTGAGGCGGACGAAGACGAAGATGATGATTCAGATTTTACTTTGACCGAAGATGATATATTCAGCTTGTTATTAGACAGTGTTGCCAAGACACAAAAAAGCATTTTGTCACACCGTATATTATCAGCATATTGTATTCAATCACTAAAGTACAAAGATGCATTGAAGTTTATACAAAAGGGAATTCAATTATCTTATTTCGCCAAAAGAGATTTTGGTATTCAACTGGAgaatacaaaaaatgaCTTGACCTTAAATTTAGCTCTAGCTTACACACATGTAGATTCCCCTAAAAACCATAGTGCTGCATTGCAATTATACAATAAATATCTATCACAATTTCCAGATGATACAAAGGCTGAGGTTGgaaaaagtttaatttttattgaacaAAAGAATTGGACAGAAGCTGCGGCGCTATTAAAGCATGTAATTAAAACAGATCCAGAAGATATGACCGCCTTATCTGATTTCTGCTGGGCCCAAATGCATCTTGGCGAGGTGGACATGGCCATcgaaaaatttaaagttgTGTTAAAAAACATTTCTGGTACAGATATTTTGTCGCTGAGAAACATTTCAACAAACCTGTGGAGATTAGCAGTATGctatattgaaaaatacaaaacaaAGCAGACAACTGAAAACATGGACTATATAAATATGGCTTTCAAGCATTTAATAGGTTCGATTAAAGTTTCTGTGGATTTTGCTCCTGGATTTTCAACGTTGGGTAAAGTTTATAATGAATATTATCATGACAAAAGCAGGGCTTttaaatgttattttaaaGCCTTTGAAATAAACCCGGGTGATATTATTGCCGCAAAATATATGGTTGGATTTTTCACCGATAATAAAGACTGGGAGAATGCGGCTAAAATATGCCAGAGGTTGGTTGATGCTGAACTTGCCAAGAGGGAATTGCAAATGGTGAATTGGCCATACCGGGTTTTGGGTGTATCCTGTTTAGAAAGTCGAGATAGTAACGGTTCCATTGGATGGTTTCAATCTGCTTTGAGAGTAGACAGTTCAGATATTGAATCATGGATTGGTTTAGGCCAAGCTTATTTGTATTGTGGCCGTATTGAAGCCTCATATAAAGCATTTTTAAAGGCAACTGAGTTGGACTGCAATCATAATTATGCGTTTTATTTCTTGGGTATCTCTTTGTCTAAATTATACAGATATGATGAAGCTGTTgatgtttttgaaaaattactaCGTACAGACCCATCTAACgtttgttttattactaCTTTTGCACATATTTTGAGTGAATACTCATCTATTGTGTACACGACTGGTGGTTTGTCTAGGTCTATTGACTTGGCCGTTTATTGTATTGAGCAAATTGAAAATGCCGTTTGTATTTATAGCGTAAACAGTTATATCCTATGGAACACGTTGGCTAActgtttaaaaatttttattttactacAGACAAAACTATCTCTGTTGCCCATTGAGAGACTTGtaaatgtttttgaaaagcAACAAGAGATGACCAAGAACAGTGAAAACTCGTTTGAATTCAAACATAACCTAACTGTAGAAAGcttatttgaaaatgttgacaatattaaaatagcAGCCAATTGTTTATTGTTGTCTTCTCAATGTGCCTTTTACGTTGAGGAGTACAAAAATTTGAATAGAACACTTAGAGCCTATTTATGGTATAATTTAGGGTGTTCTGAATTGCTGGTTTATCAAATTCTGAAAGATATAGAATATGAACAGCAAGCTATTTTGGCTTTCAAAGAATCCATTAAATTTCAGTCAAATGTTGTAGATGCCTGGATTGGTTTAGGATTAGCCACATTATATCTTAACTATAAAGTGTCCCAacattgttttattaaagcATTGACTATTTCTCCAAAAAATTACGAAGTGTGGTGCTGTTTGTCATTATTGgctttaaaaaacaatgatGTTGCCTTTGCCTTGGAGACATCACGTAAAGCACAAACAATGAATCCTGAATCTTATAAACCTTGGTTTTATATGGCACTAGCTTTGGAAAAAAGCGGCGATAATGAGCGCGGTAATAAACTTTTAAGGCACATTAACACTTTATCTAAGGACAATGCAAGAATCATCCCATTGTTTTATGCTAAGGCAGTCTTGGAACAAAGGATTGGAAATGGTTCAAGtgaaaaagatattgaaTTACAACAAGATTTCACATCTATATTGCATGGCTTGGAACAATACTTGAAGAAAATCCCTGATGACATTTTCGCTATACAATGTTCTTTGTTGGCATATGAAAGGCTGCATGATTACACAAAAGCCAATGTATTGTGTGATAAATTAACTTCTATTATTGAACAAAGTTTTGAACAAAGCAAGAATGACACAGATTTGTTTCATTATGCGGTGATTAAATCACAATTTTCTCGTATTAAATTAGGTATGGGGTCCTATGATGAGGCTATTGAAGATGCTGAATTATCGACGGGTATTCTGCTTGATCATGAACATAGCAAGTCTTTATTACTTTCTAATTACTGTTGTTTGGGTTTAAgcaattattttaaaaacgaTTTTGATTCTACATTACAATATTTCCAGTTGATCTTAGATAGTTCGGAAGTTTGCAAAGAATTGATATTGCTAATTTCTAAAGTTTTATACAACGTTGACAGTGATGAAACCAAAGAACTTTCGATGCAAGAGTTGGCTGATTATGCAAGCGCGCATAGCGGTGATATGGAAGTTTCGCTAACTATGGCAGCAATTAGTttgattgaaaaatataatgttGACGATTTAAACACAATTCTAAAAGAGATTACTAGCCTACCTTTAAGCGTTTTGTGCAGAGATTACAAAAAGAACGTTCCCTTTTTGATTGAAGAATTGAACAAAAGAATTGGCACCTCAGAAAATAAGCTTGCACAAATATGGCAAAAAAgcacattttttttcccaaaTTCCAGACAATCATGGGAAAAGTTAGATGATAAGATTGCGTACCAGGTCGGATGCAACGAGCCCAATAGAATGAACACTTGTGAAAAGACAGAACAATTGATAAGATTGAAGAACAAAAGGATGATACAAAGAGGTTTGTTTTTAACACCGTGGAACGAAAACGCAATCAATGCATTAAAAGAATGTTTTTAA
- the RPC82 gene encoding DNA-directed RNA polymerase III subunit C82 (similar to Saccharomyces cerevisiae YPR190C | RPC82 | RNA Polymerase C): MSVIDNIIGNTMSEIEGSKDSGISNLPNDPSNTTDNNSGSNNTELFVSTNCINNVELRTLNPEAFLYSELIRSFLGEKASEVIKCLILKGRLTFRELSDRLNIDLKSIKETLVSLVQLRCVSYMDSDGAGSNIKKNGNTNKFYYSYNEEGLLILLYSGDIITNLTNYYYENDDDNDEKQLMSEILHNVLSFGSLRPRDFVANNHNVSESMLQSLFVRLVEDKFFINCTPLLYIPKIDLWNRLYSREYNSIPKNSALSDLKKRQQSKDKAKDKYLQLINQPSSVNENQNIIVVDTKTSLRKINDDISLTFNLPRYWKFKRSQHIVQFAAVRAGYLPSVILETALKITEKASPDVKSPLLYTELVQELNELEGITDDLKLHEENQPGVLFNAIDISKHLSKSIDLRGSIVTKLTSRQLRTANNGTADNTDNDAEQPSKKRLKTEDGFVVPPLPASVKPSNDKNNLENENYEDEHDDDYDDYIDDDDQEPHSVPIINAHLKLLANGSVEFIKEAKPGMYYVPYSSLIPCLKTYTYDTLIQATLGSSAFRVLRCIRENRLVTEKLLNNLALMREKDIRSVLSSLARYNGVEIQELPRTADRSASRSVFLFRTNNSRAFNFMKSNLCWNIANLIYRLENLKNENSTLLTKAQREDVKGKEMELLLTSEINQLKMVQERQLNSITRIDRLLSLWEIFKQL; the protein is encoded by the coding sequence ATGTCtgttattgataatattattggcaATACTATGTCAGAGATAGAAGGTTCAAAAGATAGTGGTATCAGTAACCTTCCTAACGATCCTTCCAACACCACTGATAACAATTCCGGCTCCAACAATACCGAATTATTTGTTTCAACCAATTGTATAAATAATGTAGAATTGCGTACTTTAAACCCAGAAGCTTTTTTGTATTCGGAACTAATCAGATCCTTTTTAGGTGAAAAAGCAAGTGAAGTCATTAAatgtttgattttaaaaggTAGATTAACTTTTCGAGAACTAAGTGATAGATTGAATATTGACTTAAAATCTATTAAAGAAACTTTAGTGAGTTTGGTCCAGTTGAGATGTGTATCTTATATGGATTCTGATGGTGCCGGTTCtaatattaagaaaaacGGCAACACTAATAAATTCTATTATTCTTATAATGAAGAAGGTTTACTAATTTTATTGTATAGCGGTGATATTATAACtaatttaacaaattactattacgaaaatgatgatgataatgacgaaaaacaattaatgaGTGAAATTTTACACAACGTTTTAAGTTTTGGTTCTTTACGCCCCAGAGATTTTGTAGCCAACAACCACAATGTATCTGAATCCATGCTGCAATCTTTATTCGTCAGGTTAGTTGaagataaattttttattaactgCACACCACTATTGTACATTCCTAAAATCGACTTGTGGAATAGACTCTATTCAAGAGAATATAACAGCATTCCTAAAAATTCTGCTTTGAgcgatttaaaaaaaagacaacaATCAAAGGATAAAGCTAAAGACAAATATTTACAACTAATTAATCAACCTTCTTCCGTTAATGAAAATCAAAACATTATTGTAGTTGATACTAAAACCTCTCTAAGAAAAATCAATGATGACATCTCAttaacttttaatttacCAAGGTATtggaaatttaaaagatcaCAACACATTGTTCAATTTGCAGCTGTTAGAGCTGGCTATCTACCCTCTGTAATTTTGGAGACAGCTTTAAAAATCACGGAAAAAGCCTCTCCAGATGTTAAAAGCCCATTATTATATACAGAATTGGTACAAGAACTCAACGAATTAGAAGGCATTACTGATGATTTGAAGTTACACGAGGAAAACCAACCAGGTGTTTTGTTTAACGCCATAGACATATCAAAACACTTGAGCAAAAGTATCGACTTGCGTGGTTCAATTGTCACAAAATTAACCAGCAGACAGTTAAGGACAGCCAACAATGGTACGGCGGATAATACCGATAATGATGCTGAACAGCCATCCAAGAAGAGATTAAAAACGGAAGATGGGTTTGTAGTACCCCCTTTGCCAGCATCCGTCAAGCCAAGTAAtgacaaaaacaatttggaaaatgaaaattatgAGGATGAACACGACGACGATTATGATGATTACatagatgatgatgatcaAGAACCACATTCTGTTCCCATTATAAATGCACACCTAAAATTATTAGCTAATGGCAGTGTAGAATTCATTAAAGAAGCTAAACCAGGGATGTATTATGTACCATATTCCTCTTTAATTCCTTGTTTGAAAACTTACACTTACGATACATTAATTCAAGCAACTCTAGGTTCTTCGGCTTTCCGGGTTTTGCGTTGCATTAGAGAGAATAGATTGGTTACcgaaaaacttttaaataatttggcATTAATGCGTGAAAAGGATATTAGATCTGTTTTATCTTCATTAGCTCGCTATAATGGCGTAGAAATTCAAGAATTACCCAGAACTGCGGACAGGAGTGCCTCTAGATCagttttccttttcagaACCAATAATTCAAGagcttttaattttatgaaATCAAATTTGTGTTGGAACATTGccaatttaatttatagattagaaaatttgaaaaatgagAATTCTACGCTTTTGACTAAGGCACAAAGGGAAGATGTAAAGGGGAAAGAAATGGAATTACTATTAACAAGTGAAATCAACCAATTGAAAATGGTGCAAGAGAGACAATTAAATTCAATTACAAGAATTGATAGATTACTATCATTGTGGgaaatatttaaacaaCTATGA
- the QCR2 gene encoding ubiquinol--cytochrome-c reductase subunit 2 (similar to Saccharomyces cerevisiae YPR191W | QCR2 | QH2:cytochrome-C oxidoReductase), with amino-acid sequence MLSASTRLQFVKQVARSYATKVSSKDGTGKISRVAVKVNAGSQYATKDGISHLLSRFNFQNTTNKSALRLVRESELLGGNFKSFVNRENIILEATFLKEDLPYFVNALGNVLYKTSFKEYELDEQVLPAAKHDLLVHNACPVRKAEDLLYNVTFRNGLGNPVYYDGVENITLEDIKSFADKVYVKDNIEVIGQGVNEGDLKRFVGESLLNSLPTAQSLAKTVSPKTFNGETRLRNIGDSVAAIAVPIAPSDFATYEVLAKYLSSPLSDLSSLIFKVKLDKYSTSGLFSLYVKAACPKTVSANIKKIVTELKAGKDISVAKNYAATQLALENQTSISPVQLNLDSVSNFQLGKFNYVAVGKVTQLPYADEL; translated from the coding sequence ATGTTATCCGCCTCCACTAGATTACAATTTGTTAAGCAAGTTGCAAGATCATATGCCACCAAAGTTAGTTCAAAAGATGGTACTGGTAAGATTTCCAGAGTTGCCGTCAAAGTTAACGCTGGTTCTCAATATGCCACTAAAGATGGTATTTCTCATTTGTTATCAAGATTCAATTTCCAAAACACCACTAACAAATCTGCTTTAAGATTGGTCAGGGAAAGTGAGTTATTGGGTGGTAACTTCAAATCCTTTGTTAACAGagaaaacattattttggAAGCTACTTTCTTGAAGGAAGATTTACCATACTTTGTTAATGCATTGGGTAATGTTTTGTACAAGACCTCTTTCAAAGAATATGAGTTAGACGAACAAGTTTTACCAGCAGCTAAACATGATTTATTGGTTCACAATGCCTGTCCAGTTAGAAAAGCTGAAGATTTATTATACAATGTTACCTTCAGAAATGGGTTAGGTAACCCAGTTTACTACGATGGTGTTGAAAACATCACTTTAGAAGACATCAAATCTTTTGCTGACAAAGTTTATGTCAAAGATAACATCGAAGTTATCGGACAAGGTGTCAATGAAGGTGATTTAAAGAGATTTGTTGGCGAATCTTTATTGAATTCTTTGCCAACCGCCCAATCTTTGGCCAAGACTGTTTCTCCCAAGACTTTTAACGGTGAAACTAGATTGAGAAATATCGGTGACAGTGTTGCTGCTATTGCAGTTCCAATTGCCCCAAGTGACTTTGCTACTTATGAAGTCTTGGCTAAGTATTTGTCCTCTCCATTATCTGACCTATCCTCTTTGATCTTTAAAGTTAAATTAGACAAGTATTCCACTTCTGgtttgttttctttatatgTCAAAGCTGCTTGTCCAAAAACTGTTTCTGCCAACATCAAAAAGATTGTGACCGAATTAAAGGCTGGTAAGGATATTTCTGTCGCCAAAAACTATGCTGCTACTCAATTAGCTTTAGAAAATCAAACTTCTATTTCTCCAGTTCAATTGAATTTGGACTCCGTCAGCAATTTTCAATTAGGTAAATTTAATTACGTTGCTGTTGGTAAAGTTACTCAATTACCATATGCTGATGAATTATAA
- the DCP1 gene encoding Dcp1p (similar to Saccharomyces cerevisiae YOL149W | DCP1 | mRNA DeCaPping) codes for MDTLDLYRKALNFNVIGRYDPKIKQLLFHTSHAVLYQYDIEQENWAKQEYQGVLAVYLRDLSNTSTNLLNDVSNESATLKSVTSSTAIKAMDTVKTDSSYVNEINNNNGSNGSTQQKVLQGQDFYNYGLIILNRCNPENFSLAITPNSVINKHKLFGKEEKQVLTNIQIEKNDELLIIKNLLGDVYGLWIYNEEDRETLYTLIKYLLENEPKDSFI; via the coding sequence ATGGATACTTTAGACCTTTATAGGAAAGCCTTAAATTTCAATGTCATTGGAAGATACGATCCTAAAATTAAACAGTTGTTATTTCATACTTCACATGCAGTTTTGTACCAATATGATATTGAGCAAGAAAATTGGGCCAAACAAGAATATCAAGGTGTTTTAGCGGTTTATTTAAGAGATCTTTCAAACACTTCAACAAATTTACTGAATGATGTTAGTAACGAAAGTGCAACACTTAAATCTGTCACATCTTCTACTGCTATTAAGGCAATGGACACTGTGAAAACGGATTCTTCTTATGTCAacgaaataaataataataatggcagTAACGGTAGCACTCAACAGAAAGTTTTACAAGGTCaagatttttataattacgGGTTGATAATACTTAATAGATGTAATCcagaaaatttttcattagcCATAACACCAAATAGTGTAATAAATAAGCATAAATTGTTTGGTAAAGAGGAGAAGCAAGTTTTGACTAACAtccaaattgaaaaaaatgacgaattattgattattaaaaatttattaggGGATGTTTACGGTTTATGGATATATAATGAAGAGGATAGAGAAACTTTATACAccttaattaaatatttacttGAAAATGAACCTAAGGAttcatttatataa